CCAGCCCGCGGGGGGTGCCGACGTAGCGCAGCGCATGCCCGGACGGCACATCGTCGAGCGCGGCGAATGCCGACCGGATGTCGCGGTCGATGAGGACCTCGATGTCGAGCAGCACGGGTTGCTCGGGCGCGTCTGCCCGTAACTTGGCGGCGCGGCGCTGGGCGTCCTGCAGATCGACCGCATGAACGCGGACGCCATCGTCAAGTGCGGTCACCATGATGACTCCTTACTGGAACGCGGGGACGACTTCCTTGATGAATAGTTCGAGTGACTTGCGCTTCTCCTCGTGCGGCAGGCTGTTGTCACACCAGAAACTGAACTCGTCCACGCCCAGATCGCCGTAGAACCGCAGCCGTTCGATGATCTGCGCAGGTGTGCCGATCATCGCGGTCTGGCGCAGTGACTCGAGCTCGAACTCGGGGCGGCCGGCGAACTTGGACTCCGGGCTGGGCTCCAAGAAGCCGTCGACCGGGGTGGACTTGTTCCCGAACCAGGCATCGAAGGTCCGGTAGAACTTCGAGATCGCCGCGGCGGCCGGGCGCCAGCCGTCCGGATCTTCCGGCGCGTGAACGTGGGTGTGGCGCAACACCATCAGCTCCGGTCGCGGCACCTCGGGGTGGTTGTCGACCGCGGCGTCGAACTTGCGCTTGAGGTCGACGACCTCGTCGTCGCCCTTCATCAACGGCGTCACCATGACGTTGCAGCCCTGGGCGACGGCGAAGTCGTGCGAATCGGGATCACGCGCGGCGATCCACATCGGCGGTGTGGGTTTCTGCACCGGCTTGGGCACACTCGTCGACGTGGGGAACTGCCAGATCTCGCCGTCGTGCGCGTAGTCTCCCTGCCACAGTCTGCGCACCGCGGGTACCAGCTCCCGCAGGTACTTGCCGCCGTCGGCGGCCGACAGGCCGGGGACCATCCGGTCGAACTCGATCTGGTAGGCGCCGCGTGCCATCCCGACCTCCATGCGGCCGTTGCTGATCACGTCGAGCAGAGCGCACTCACCGGCAGCGCGGATCGGATTCCAGAACGGCGCGATGATGGTTCCCGCGCCGAGTCGGATCGTCGTGGTCTGCCCGGCCAGGTAGGCCAGCAGCGGCATCGGGCTCGGCGAGATCGTGTACTCCATGGCGTGGTGCTCACCGATCCACACCGTTGAGAAGCCGCCCGCCTCGGCCATCAGCGCCAGCTCGGTGAGATTCTCGAACAGCTGCCGGTGGGTGACCGAGGAGTCCCAGCGCTCCATGTGCACGAACAACGAAAATCTCATGACTGCAGCTCCTTCATCTCGGCGATGGTGACATCTCCTGTGGCCCAATGACTCTGCGGGACCTCGCGGACGATGACACGGATGTGTTCGGGGCGGGTGTCCACGGTC
This genomic window from Mycolicibacterium goodii contains:
- a CDS encoding LLM class flavin-dependent oxidoreductase, producing MRFSLFVHMERWDSSVTHRQLFENLTELALMAEAGGFSTVWIGEHHAMEYTISPSPMPLLAYLAGQTTTIRLGAGTIIAPFWNPIRAAGECALLDVISNGRMEVGMARGAYQIEFDRMVPGLSAADGGKYLRELVPAVRRLWQGDYAHDGEIWQFPTSTSVPKPVQKPTPPMWIAARDPDSHDFAVAQGCNVMVTPLMKGDDEVVDLKRKFDAAVDNHPEVPRPELMVLRHTHVHAPEDPDGWRPAAAAISKFYRTFDAWFGNKSTPVDGFLEPSPESKFAGRPEFELESLRQTAMIGTPAQIIERLRFYGDLGVDEFSFWCDNSLPHEEKRKSLELFIKEVVPAFQ
- a CDS encoding tautomerase family protein, with protein sequence MPLIEVTIAEGRSSEQIRAMIHEVHAAVLRTVDTRPEHIRVIVREVPQSHWATGDVTIAEMKELQS